One genomic region from Prunus persica cultivar Lovell chromosome G3, Prunus_persica_NCBIv2, whole genome shotgun sequence encodes:
- the LOC18784364 gene encoding NAC domain-containing protein 100, translating into MENASGFSKEDEKMELPPGFRFHPTDEELISHYLSPKVLDSCFCATAIGEVDLNKCEPWDLPWKAKMGEREWYFFCVRDRKYPTGLRTNRATDAGYWKATGKDKEIYKAKTLVGMKKTLVFYKGRAPKGEKTNWVMHEYRLEGKYSAYNLPKTAKNEWVICRIFQKSSGGKKTHISGLVRLGSFGNELRPSLLPPLMDSSPYNSDTRTTVCETSHVSGFSDPMEDQRTQDDIIDSFQHNNHHNSSNSNHNPLLNSSSRSNPSAHLNPFYSNQITPNIGFLQHQDSVLMQDQSFLRMLLENQAPNLRRSAKTELSQDTGLSMDVSSVVSNREMVQDDPSYSSAPIEFDSLWNY; encoded by the exons ATGGAAAATGCTTCTGGGTTTAGTAAGGAAGATGAAAAGATGGAATTGCCTCCAGGGTTCCGATTTCATCCGACTGATGAAGAACTCATAAGTCATTACCTTTCTCCTAAGGTTCTTGACAGCTGCTTTTGTGCTACAGCTATTGGTGAGGTAGATTTGAACAAGTGTGAGCCCTGGGATTTGCCTT GGAAAGCTAAAATGGGTGAAAGGGAATGGTATTTCTTCTGCGTGAGAGACAGAAAATACCCAACTGGTCTAAGAACAAACAGAGCAACTGATGCCGGGTACTGGAAAGCCACAGGAAAAGATAAGGAGATTTACAAGGCCAAAACCCTTGTTGGGATGAAGAAGACTCTGGTTTTCTACAAAGGAAGAGCTCCCAAAGGTGAAAAGACCAACTGGGTCATGCATGAGTATAGATTAGAAGGCAAATACTCTGCCTATAATCTCCCCAAAACAGCAAAG AACGAGTGGGTGATTTGCAGAATTTTCCAAAAGAGTAGTGGTGGGAAGAAAACTCATATTTCAGGGTTGGTGAGGTTGGGCTCTTTCGGGAACGAATTGCGCCCTTCTTTATTGCCACCTTTAATGGATTCTTCACCCTACAACAGCGACACGAGAACCACCGTCTGCGAAACGTCTCACGTGTCCGGCTTCTCCGATCCGATGGAGGATCAGAGGACTCAGGATGATATAATTGACAGCTTCCAACACAACAACCACCacaacagcagcaacagcaaccATAACCCTCTTTTAAATTCGTCGTCTCGCTCAAACCCCTCTGCTCACTTAAACCCCTTCTACTCCAACCAAATCACACCAAACATCGGATTCTTGCAGCACCAAGACTCTGTCTTGATGCAGGACCAGTCCTTCCTGAGGATGCTGCTTGAAAACCAAGCGCCAAACTTGAGGCGCAGTGCAAAAACAGAGCTCTCACAGGACACAGGCCTGAGCATGGATGTCTCTTCCGTTGTGTCGAACAGAGAAATGGTTCAGGACGATCCTTCATACTCATCTGCCCCTATAGAATTTGACAGCCTCTGGAATTATTAG